The genomic DNA AAGTGCTAGAGGGCCATGACAACTGGGTCCGAGGTCTGGCCTTTCATCCAGCAGGTAAGTTTTTGATCTCGGTGGCAGATGACAGGACGATGCGCTGCTGGGATTTGAGCCAGGATGGGAAATGTGTTCAGACCCTCTCTGGCATGTTTGACGGGTTCGTGAGCTGTGTGAGGTGGGCGCCGGGAGTCACTAAGGATGGGCTTGCTGGTGGggatgctggtgatggcacgccgaagaagaagataaGTGCCGAGGCGAATGGCGGGTTGCAGATGCGGTGTGTGATTGCGACTGGGAGCGTGGATGGGACGGAAGGCAAGGTGAGGATATTTGCCAATTGAGTGTTTGGGACCAATGCAGTGTCGAAGCGGGCAAATGGCCGACATAGAGTATGAATAGGGTTTCAggcaacatcatcagcatcattcGCATTCAGCATATTAGGGGTATGCTATAGAAAGGCCGCTGCCTTGGGTGGCTACAAGAAAGCGTTAATGTTAATGTTTACGCATTTATCGTTGTTACTCTTCCACTTTGATGTGTTGTTCCTCCACATGTTGTTCTGGTAGTGGCTCTGGTACTGGTTGTACTGGTGGTTCTGGCTGCTTCTCGGGCACTTGCGGTTGTGGTGCGTCCTTGACAACCTGCCACCGATATGCAAccgcccacctccccagcccaccCTCTAGTTCAACGTCCCAAGCAGGCGGCACAacggccaccaccgtcccaaCAGCTAGACGCTCCTGTCCGTTTCTTTTATCCGTACTGCGCCGATCTAGACCATGATCAACTCTTTCCAAGGAGCCTATcctcccatcaccagccaaaaCAGCTTGCATACCAGGTGTTCCTACTCGCGCGTTGGGTAAAGCCGCACTGATGAGACTtaacccctcccctcctctctttACATCCTCCACAGTTAGTTGGACTGCCCCTGGTGGTAATGGTTGTGGCGCGTCGGCCTCTTGTTTGACAGGGGTGTCTGTATATTCTGATGTTTTTTTCACCTCAATAAGCCAATTTTGGAGTTCAGCCGCCAATCCATTGGTGAGATACTGGCCCCGCCCCCGACGATTGCGACCCCGGCGAGGTTTGGGTGGAGAAAAGAGATCAGGATTTATGCTCTGGATGGAAAACTTCTTCGAGTCGGAAATAGGCGAGgtggatgttggtggtgatgggggttgcAAAAAGCGAGGTGGTGGGTTAAAGATTTCTTTCCTTGCAGGTCTGGTGTCTTTGTCTGGCGGTGGTTTAGCTTCTGAGTCGGACTCGCTGTCGGATTTTATGTTCAGAGGGGAAGAGTGAGGTATTGGGggttcgtcatcatcgtcatcagagtagatggtgatgatgtggtcGATTTCTGGGTCATCGTTTGGGGGAAGCTCATTGTCTGAGTCCGAGTCGATCGGAAAGGCAGAGCTTGGAATCCATTCTTCCTTTGGTTCGAGGTCGGGCTCTGATGTGGCAATGGatattcttctcctttttggTAAGGGGCCGgggtcaacctcctcgtcattgTCCCCTGGCTCTGGGAGAGAAGACTGTGGGACAAGAGACGAGTCTATGTCGATTGTTTCTGGTAAGTTGTCTCGGACAGCAGTTGTTCTTGATGGTAACggctcctcttcatcatgtcGACTACGCTCCTGATCTTGAACGGGAGAACTATCTTCTATAAGAAGTTCTTGTGTAGCGCGAGCTCTCGatgccttggccttgagagCCAACGCAGGAGTTGAGTAGGGCGCGGCATGGCTGAAATGCGAGAGCGGTTTTGTGGTAGACGAAAATTTTGGAGTGCCATAGAATCTATAAGGTGCAGCCGAGCTTGACTGGTTTGGTGTTTGGCCGTGAGGTTGATGTGTGCCTGGTCGTTTTGAGAGCAGGAACCGAGAGGATGCGGGTGTCTGATTGGTGTTAGTGGTCATCTCATACGCGATTGAAAGAGAACTTACTGCTGGCGATGGACCCATCTGATGAATCAATACAGGATGAGCAAACCAGTCACGGGTGTACTTATTATACGGTTCCTGAACAGATCAAAATCATTCATCATTAAGGTTGTATATCTGGAAAACTGTGATAGGCAGCACCCAGTGCTCGAGTTGATGAGTGAGTGGCCAACAGCGGTGATCCAGCCTTCCCCTAACCCTGCGCGTCGTCAGCATTGGGAACTGGCTACCGTGGGCACAACGCCAACCAGTTTGGTCACTTTTGTTTCCACTcttggcccaagctcccaacCCAATTTGGAAAAGAACTTTAACAACAAACCCGACCCCACTCCGCGTCGTGTTAGCGCGCCGCGTCCAGTGCGTCGCGTAAACTGTGCAGACTTGCCTTCAGCTGCCTggcctcccccaccacctgaTTCTTTGTCCACAGCATCCGCCAACAGACCACCGCCAAAATCGACCATAATTGCCACTTTACCGTATACCCAAGGAAGACCCCTTCAGCTGGATGCAAGATAGAACACTTctaccaaaagaaaagacaacACCAGGCGCCATGTTCGCTATGGTTGACCCAGCCGTGAACAGCGGTTTCCAAAGTTTTGGCGGTAACAATCAGCACAGCAGTTTCGTCTTTTCAAGTCCACACAAGCCAGCCAAATCATCACCTCTCTCTTATACCCCCATGAGGATACCTTCACCGACATTACCATCAGACGATGTCCCCGACATGATGCTTTCATCCCCTCTTGGTCCCCCGTCAGATTCATCCCATCTTCGCATGAGCCAGTCCTCACCAATACGGTCCTCATTTGACAATAATGAGAGCTCCGGACCACAACCAAAGTTCAGATTTGCCAATCGGAACCCAGCAAAGAACAGCAATCCTCTAGTCAAAAAGCGGAATGATGTACAAGACTCGAGACGAAGACTCTTTCTCAACAATGTACggcagaggcaggaggaTAAAAAGTTTCAGCGACGGGGTGGACAAGATGAGGTTCGTTATTTGCCTTCCACCTGtacttttctcttctcccaaCTAACAGCCCCTGGACAGATTGCCAGATTAGAGTTCAACCGTCTCCAGAACGAACGCCTCGCCTATCTTGACCGAGAACGAGCCAAAAACCCTTATGCACTCTGGGAACAAGAGCTTGAGGACGAGCATCGCAGCTTGCAGTCACAGCAATGGCAAATGCAACAACAAAATCCAGACGAAATGATGCTGGATGCTTTGGAAGAGGCTGAGATGGCCGAGATTGCACAAGCAGAGGCGTTGCTCCACCAGGACAACAACTCCTCGAGACATATCAATCAGGATGACTCTttcgatgatgacgaggattgGGATGAGTTGTTCATGGAAGCGATCCAGACttcacagcaacaccataTTCAAGGACAACAATCGGGCGGGCAAGATGTGGAGATGTCTTGATTATGATACTTCACGTTGTCTTGTGTTGACGAATTACATATGGCACTGTACATTGGAAGGCATATATGCCCCGTTGTAAGAGATGGATATACCCAGCAGAGAAACGGGTTACTGAGAGTGGAACAACATATCGATGGTTTACATATTTGGGCGCATGGCATACTGGACATCAAGGAGTTATTGGAGTCTGGAGATTACTTTCATGCATTGAAAAGCGGCGTCGGCTTGCAGGTAGGCTGACTTAATTGTGATATAATAGAATAATGCTGTATTAAAAAGAAGTATGAAAGAATGGCTTTACACGACACACTGTATTCCGTACTAGTGTTCAAAATATGGTCCGTGCACTGTGATTGTGTTCGAACCCGGCGAATAGCGTGGTTCAAAATATGGGGAACCGGGAACCGGGACCCGGCCGAACAGTTGAGGGGCACTGGACCGCTCCGGAGTTGTCACATGCCAATGAGCCGAGAGTGCCTTACGTCTTGAGATAACCTACTTCACCTCGACTACATAGGGGAAGTACCTATCACAAGGCGCAGCGCAGGTACCTTGCGTATAAAAGCAGGCCAACTGTTTGGGAAATATGTCGGAACAGCAAACCAACAGCGCTGCGGCacctgccgctgctgctgctgctgttgctgtcaaGCCAGATGCGActctccccaccacaaccactaCTTCGGCCGCTACTATCACTACCCCAGCTGTTCAAGATGGGAAGAAAGCAGTAACAGTTGAAGATGTcgccgatgacgacgacgacgtccCCGACCCGGATGAAGACGACCTGGATGATCTGGACGGTAAGCCTCATTTACCCCTCACTTCTTCTCACTCCAACCCCGTTCACTAATACCCTCGTCAGACATGCTCGAGGAATTCAACGCCGTCAAACTTGgacccccctccaagcccccAGCAGCCGCCCCATCCCTAGGCCCAGAACGCCCCCCGGCCagtggtgacggtggtgacCTCCCCCTGGACGAAGATGAATTCGCCCGCCAGCTCCAAGCAGGCATGGCCGACCTTCTAGGTGAAATCGAGTCCTCCCCCGAGATGCAAGCCCAGTTCGAGTCCATCTTCAAGGAGCTCGGCGCCGCTGCCTCCGCCGCTGCCTCCCCAGATCCCAAATCCCCTCAGCaggagctgctgctgctgctgccccaactccccccGTTGTCCCCCCCCCTAATATCCGCCCCCCATctagcagcggcagcggtgccggcggtgcTGAAGCCTCCTTTCAAGAAACCATCCGTCGCACCATGGAGCGGATGCAAACTTCGGGGGAGCAagctactgctgctgccgccgcggaGGGATCAGACGACTTCCTTGCGGAGCTCCTCAAGCAAATGCaggctggcggtggcgggcTGGGTGATCtcggtggggaggggagtgaaGAGGAGTTTTCCAAGATGCTCCTAGGTATGATGGAGCAGCTCACCAACAAGGAGATCCTCTACGAGCCGATGAAGGAGCTGCACGACAAGTTCCCCGAATGGCTGGAGAAGAATCGCGACAAGACGTCGGCCGAAGATCTCAAACGATATGAGGAGCAGCAGGGGCTTGTGGCGGAGATTGTGGgcaagtttgaggaggcggggtACAGTGATGAGAAGCCGGCGGATAGGGAGTATATTGTTGATCGGATGCAAAAGGTATGTCTTCATCTAATCGCATCCTGGACGAGGTATGATGCTGACCAAAGGGGAATAGATGCAAGCAAGTGGTCAGCCGCCAGCGGATTTGGTGGGGGATATGCCCTCTACGCAAGACGCACTCGCCATGCCAGATGAGGGGTGTGCTCCTCAGTAGAGGTTGGGAAACGATACTATCATAGATGGTTGATTTTCAGTTTGTCATGTTCGACCATTTGAAAGAGAGCGAGATTTGTTGTCTTTAGAACTGTTGAGCTTGTTAGATATCTAGCGCTGGGCACACATGTTTGTTTTAGTTCATCACCGAAACCCACGGATTGTACACAAGTATATAACAGAACAGAATTATGATTCGCAAAGCTCCCCCATCCTGAACGCTGAAGTGCATCAGTCCTCCAGACCCATTCCACTGAGGCATTCCATGGCAAGCACAAACAAGAGGTCTTGCTCTAAACTCAGGGATATAGGTAGGCTGACAGGCAATATTATGACAAAACACTCAAAAGCATTTTCTTTATTGGAGTATCACTTGATTACCTATTATtcgacatcaccacactATACATTCTACAATCAAAGCGTAGTAACAAATATTTTGATCCGGTATATTTCCCAGTAGCTAGGCTTATCACAGCTGTGTTGTTTGGTATCAAAGACTCTTGAAAAAGGAAAATCCTGTCCCTGTCCCATATCCACCCCTGACACCCACactccctttccttcccttaCTCATAACATTACCCAGAGATATCCTTCCTACCTCCAATGGGGGGGTATATCATCAAATGCTTCCCCATCGAAATCATACACACAAGGTGGTATCCCATCACAATCAATAAAATCATTAACGAGTATATATACCCATACTAACGGACATGTACTGCGGCCCCGTAGTAGAACGCAGGCCAAAAAGTAAAGAACAAGAACATTAAGACTTGTCTTTATTTAAGCAACAgagtccttcttctcatAAGCCTGGGGCTCGGAAGAATTGCCGCCAACATCTCCCTTAGGAAGCATGTTGAGCTCATCTTCTTGGGCATCGAGGCCACGGAATTGGAGCCAGAAGCAGAGACCACcgatggcggcggcaatGGCAACGACTCCATAGTTCCAGACGAGAAGCGGGTCGCCAGCAAGGGGCACCAGCGCGAAGCCGATGGCAGACGAGATGGCGTTCATgaacagacagacagactGAACCATGGAGCGCATGTTTGCGGGAGCCTTGGAATGGGCATACTCCAAGCTGGTAATGGAGGCCAGAATCTCGGAGAAGGCGATGAGAACGTAAGAGCCGGTCTGGGCCCAGACGCTGATCTCGACATTGGGGCACTTGATTGCCTTGCCGTCAGAGCCAAGCAACTCGGCGCCGTCAGGACCAAGCATATTGCCACTGGCATGGTTGCCGCACTCGCTCTTCTGGTAGAGATAGTATTGAAGAACGCAGGCCCAGATCATGGCGCTGGCAGCAACGAAGTAACCGGCAGCGATACGCTTGATGGGGGTGAAATTGATGCGGAGCTTGCGAAGGGCGGGGAACACAAGGGTATCCATGAGGGGGATCATGATGATCAGAGCGAAGGGGTTCAAGTTGGTCAAGACGTCGTTGGGGACACCGCCGAGCTTCATGGTGGCAGCTTGCGAAATCAAGTTATTGTTAATCTGATTGTAGCAGAGCCAGAAGAGTGGGTACCACATGAACACAGCGCAGGCATTGAAGCCACGGCgaacctcatcaacccctgATTTATGTTAGCTATGGTTCGAAGCAAAAGGTTGAGATGGCGACAAAACTTACAGGCGTCGTTGAAGTCCATCCACTTGGGCTTGTTCTGAATCTTGGAGGGCTTGACGTTCTCCCAGAAGGTACCGTCGTGGAGGTTCTTGTAGGTCTTGACGGGGTTGAGGGACCAGCGgcccttgttggcgagggcgaaGATCTTGAAGGCGCGGCCGAGAACTGAGCCAGCGGGCGGGACACGCTTGTAGCGTCTGCGACCCCAGAGCATAACCAGGGGGCAGAAGCACAacatgatggtggggagagtGTAAGAGAGCCAGAAGCCGACATAGTGCTCGCAGTAGACCATGCTGAGCTGACCAGCGAGAGCAccgaggttgatgaagaggtAGAAGTAGTGGTAGACACGGGAAGCGGTGGCCGCAGGGTCGACGATGACGCGCTCACCAGTCGGCAGGGTGCGAATCACCATTCTCTCGAGATCAAGCTGCTCAACAATCAAGGGGTTGACGTTGGGCTTGAAACCACCGGTACCGACACCCATAGTGATAATGCCGAGAGTGAAGGCAGCGAGCGCACCATTGGGGTTCTTGATGACAGGGGGAAGACcggagatgatgagaaggatgTGACCGATGATATCGATACCGAGGGCGGCACCGATGGTTCTGTAACGACCGAGCCAGCTGTCGGCAACGTAGGCACCGAACAGAGGCATGGTGTACTGCCAGAAAGCATTGAAGGTCGTCAACGAGAACGAGGTTCTCTGACCCAAGCCGAGGGCACCGGCTTGGCCATTCTCGATGTCGTAGCTAGCACCTGTGGTGGAGTTGTCTGGCAGCTTCTGCTGAATGAAGTTGGTGAAGACGGCAGTGGTACCGTAGTAGGAGAAACGCTCGCACAACTCGACGAAGGCGATGGTGTAAATGCTCCAGGGAATCTTGTCGGGGATGCGGCGGAGGGTGTGaagctcctcgtcggtggGAGATCTGCCATCGGCGCTGACACCGAggtcgtcgtcctcgactGTGCTGCTGAGGACTGGGGCCAAGCCGGCcgcctccttgtccttcacGATGGCCTTGACATCGTCGCTCACGGCGATGCTCGTGGGGTCGGACGCCATGGTGGGCTGTGTGGGAAGCTCTCTCTGAATGGAACACTCAGGTGTTGCCTTGTCTCGTCTTTGGAGAGCGGCCGTAAGGTCGCCGGGTGCCAGGTggatggagagagagagacttGAGCCTGCCGTGTCTGAGAAGCGAAGCAGCAGGACGGCAGGTATTATATACGACCCCGCGAGATATATTTTTCACCTTAAGCAACCACTAGTGTGGCGAGCGAGCACCGCATGGGGTACAACTGCACCTGCCCTCCTTGCTGCCCTACCTTCCATGGGTACAATCTGGGGCAAGAGCGACCCGAGGGCTCGAGTGATGGTCGAGTCTCGGCTCTTTCTCTGCATCGTATAGTATTCCCGCTCCCGGAGGTACCAACGGAAGGAACAACGGACCATGGACAGGGAAGGAATGCCCACCTCTGGAAAGTGCTCTGTCTTGGGATGGCTTGCCACCTTCCAAGATTGACCAAGAGCGCCAAGAGATAGATGAACAACGGGTTGCCTGCCGTTTTCCCCTCCAGTCAACCACAACCCGCCCCCCTCTTTCGACGAAACGGCAACATGCTACTGGCGATCCCTGGCCTGATATAGAGGGGTGGCATGTACACGAGGGTAATTGCCCCAATTGATCGAATCTAGATGCTGTTTCCGTCGAGCTCTGGTTTCCCCCCACGCATTAGGTACACATTGTGCCAGTCTGGTATGTACTTATTTGTTTTGCTTTGTCGACGTCGCAGCACAAGTGCCGACATGCCGAGAAACGCCATGCCGTTCATGTTTGGACGAAGCTTTCTCCCGCGCCTCTGCCGCTTGGCTGCGCGCCGCTGAGCGACACGGCGCAAAGACAAGTCGGCACAAGCTCCCGCAGGCGCCTTGGACCGTCTTGGGGGACTGGGGGATGTTGACCAGGGGTCGGGCTTTTGGTGTGAGAGGAACTTCCTAGATCGTCTATGCCCAGCCTCTTGGCACCAATGCCCGCGCCGGATCGTGTGGGGACCCACCCGGTGCCTGTCAGCGAAAAATCAACGACATGAGCACCGAGGTGTGGCAACCCTGGAGGGGAACcggccgacgacgacctgATTGCCCCACGGAGAGCCCGCGGGCCGGACCAGACACCGTTATTCGACAAGTTAGAATACTGGAGGATTTAGagctcatcctcaccatcacaagCGCCGGAGCATCATCACGGGGGCCTGCTATTGGGTCCGGGAATAGCGATGGCGAGAGGGGTCCCCATACAGTTATATGGGCTGATGGAAAGATCGTCGATGGGGTAGCAGTATACAGCCAAGTACTCCAGTGTCTGAAGTCCTTGGGCGGACGGGACAACGGTTTGCCATGTGATGTCTGTCCTCTCTCATGGGACGAACGTTTCGACACGAGCTTCGAGAACTTTTGCCTCTCATTGTTGATTGGAGCATCAAAAGACCCGAACGTTAGGATGACGGTTCTGCCAATGCGGCTCTGGAAGCTTATTTGTGCATTCGCAGTTATCTCTCGGATTGCGCCATCTGCTCCCTTCCCACGACGATAACCAGTCAGTTCGAGCGAGATACTACGGCCATGGTGTCCCGTGGAGGCTCGACGCCGGGTATGTTTGCTTTTCGGTGTGCGCCGTCGCATCCAGGATTCCTAGGCCATTAGTTTTCCTCCTTCCTAAAGCGTGCTTCAACAACGACACACAGAAACCACCTCGGTCCACCATTGAGAAATCACGAAGAAAAGAGCATTCCAACCGTTGTCCAATGAAATGCTCACATTTCTCCAACAGCGAGGTATTTCTCGGTATTTCTGTATGGTTTAGTCCAATAGCTTCACCTGCTCACCGTTCACCGATGAGAGCAGGAGCCACGGAGCATACCTAGTGGTTGGGTGGAACGAGTACTGCGGAACCTGAAAAGTATGAGACAGGGACCTCATGATCAGGGCTGCTTGGCACAGATGGTCTAGGTATGTAACGGATGTCAGATGCGGGTGCTGTTGTTATCAAAAAGCGAGAATGCCACGCTGATGCATCTCTGCCTCTATCTTGTGCTTATGGTGCTGCCATGCAGTCGTTATCTTTTGGGGTAGCTGTTGCTCGTTACGAGGGTGTGGTAGCGAGAGGGATCGGCTGATACATTGGCAATTACCTCGTCTTGTATGgctgccttcttctttcagCGGCCGTATAATCGAAGCGTCGGTCACGCAAACAGCATgcgagtggtggtgagaatgCAACGGCTGAAGTGGTAGGGGGGAGC from Podospora pseudoanserina strain CBS 124.78 chromosome 2, whole genome shotgun sequence includes the following:
- a CDS encoding hypothetical protein (EggNog:ENOG503P798); amino-acid sequence: MGPSPATPASSRFLLSKRPGTHQPHGQTPNQSSSAAPYRFYGTPKFSSTTKPLSHFSHAAPYSTPALALKAKASRARATQELLIEDSSPVQDQERSRHDEEEPLPSRTTAVRDNLPETIDIDSSLVPQSSLPEPGDNDEEVDPGPLPKRRRISIATSEPDLEPKEEWIPSSAFPIDSDSDNELPPNDDPEIDHIITIYSDDDDDEPPIPHSSPLNIKSDSESDSEAKPPPDKDTRPARKEIFNPPPRFLQPPSPPTSTSPISDSKKFSIQSINPDLFSPPKPRRGRNRRGRGQYLTNGLAAELQNWLIEVKKTSEYTDTPVKQEADAPQPLPPGAVQLTVEDVKRGGEGLSLISAALPNARVGTPGMQAVLAGDGRIGSLERVDHGLDRRSTDKRNGQERLAVGTVVAVVPPAWDVELEGGLGRWAVAYRWQVVKDAPQPQVPEKQPEPPVQPVPEPLPEQHVEEQHIKVEE
- the PEX19 gene encoding Peroxisome chaperone and import receptor (BUSCO:EOG092635SS; COG:U; EggNog:ENOG503NVVR), which translates into the protein MSEQQTNSAAAPAAAAAAVAVKPDATLPTTTTTSAATITTPAVQDGKKAVTVEDVADDDDDVPDPDEDDLDDLDDMLEEFNAVKLGPPSKPPAAAPSLGPERPPASGDGGDLPLDEDEFARQLQAGMADLLGEIESSPEMQAQFESIFKELGAAASAAASPDPKSPQQELLLLLPQLPPFSGSGAGGAEASFQETIRRTMERMQTSGEQATAAAAAEGSDDFLAELLKQMQAGGGGLGDLGGEGSEEEFSKMLLGMMEQLTNKEILYEPMKELHDKFPEWLEKNRDKTSAEDLKRYEEQQGLVAEIVGKFEEAGYSDEKPADREYIVDRMQKMQASGQPPADLVGDMPSTQDALAMPDEGCAPQ
- a CDS encoding hypothetical protein (EggNog:ENOG503P732); translation: MQDRTLLPKEKTTPGAMFAMVDPAVNSGFQSFGGNNQHSSFVFSSPHKPAKSSPLSYTPMRIPSPTLPSDDVPDMMLSSPLGPPSDSSHLRMSQSSPIRSSFDNNESSGPQPKFRFANRNPAKNSNPLVKKRNDVQDSRRRLFLNNVRQRQEDKKFQRRGGQDEIARLEFNRLQNERLAYLDRERAKNPYALWEQELEDEHRSLQSQQWQMQQQNPDEMMLDALEEAEMAEIAQAEALLHQDNNSSRHINQDDSFDDDEDWDELFMEAIQTSQQHHIQGQQSGGQDVEMS
- a CDS encoding hypothetical protein (EggNog:ENOG503NVVT; COG:P); protein product: MASDPTSIAVSDDVKAIVKDKEAAGLAPVLSSTVEDDDLGVSADGRSPTDEELHTLRRIPDKIPWSIYTIAFVELCERFSYYGTTAVFTNFIQQKLPDNSTTGASYDIENGQAGALGLGQRTSFSLTTFNAFWQYTMPLFGAYVADSWLGRYRTIGAALGIDIIGHILLIISGLPPVIKNPNGALAAFTLGIITMGVGTGGFKPNVNPLIVEQLDLERMVIRTLPTGERVIVDPAATASRVYHYFYLFINLGALAGQLSMVYCEHYVGFWLSYTLPTIMLCFCPLVMLWGRRRYKRVPPAGSVLGRAFKIFALANKGRWSLNPVKTYKNLHDGTFWENVKPSKIQNKPKWMDFNDAWVDEVRRGFNACAVFMWYPLFWLCYNQINNNLISQAATMKLGGVPNDVLTNLNPFALIIMIPLMDTLVFPALRKLRINFTPIKRIAAGYFVAASAMIWACVLQYYLYQKSECGNHASGNMLGPDGAELLGSDGKAIKCPNVEISVWAQTGSYVLIAFSEILASITSLEYAHSKAPANMRSMVQSVCLFMNAISSAIGFALVPLAGDPLLVWNYGVVAIAAAIGGLCFWLQFRGLDAQEDELNMLPKGDVGGNSSEPQAYEKKDSVA